One stretch of Lysobacter sp. TY2-98 DNA includes these proteins:
- the alaS gene encoding alanine--tRNA ligase, with product MKTTSEIRSDFIEFFRSKGHTIVPSAPLVPANDPTLLFTNSGMVQFKNVFLGSEKPGYVRAADVQRCLRAGGKHNDLDQVGYTARHHTFFEMLGNWSFGDYFKKEAIAWAWELLTKVWGLPPERLLVTVYQTDDEAFDIWHRDIGLPPERIVRIGDNKGAPFASDNFWQMADTGPCGPCTEIFYDHGPDVPGGPPGSPDEDGDRYIEIWNNVFMQFDRQPDGTLVPLPAPCVDTGMGLERIAAVLQHVHSNYEIDLFARLIREAAAATGTTDLENKSLRVIADHIRACSFLIVDGVLPSNEGRGYVLRRIIRRALRHGWKLGQKGPFFHKLVAPLAELMGDAYPELPAKRELVERALLGEEERFAETLESGMRIFDDVASRSKGVIPGVEAFRLYDTYGFPVDLTADIARERGLSVDMDGFEAAMSQQRDTARAAGKFGNATTLPAELAAQLPATEFLGYDKLVDGGLEVVAILKDGRPVDSIEAGDEAVVILDRTPFYAESGGQVGDAGELDEKGTRFVVRDTLKFAGQFHGHVGALQSGRLSRGDHLMGSVDGARRASTVLNHSATHLLHAALRRVLGEHVQQKGSLVAPDRLRFDFSHFEPITPAQLAEIERQVNADIRANHGVDVHHMGMQEAIDFGALALFGEKYGDRVRVLRMGEASTELCGGTHVSRTGDIGIFKILSEGGVSAGVRRIEAVTGQGALDYVASELQRLDEAARLVGAPRAEVADKLRSLLDRQRRLERELESLKAKAASGATADLAGTAIDVDGIKVVTARLEGFDAKSLRDAVDRLKQQLVDAVVVLAGVQDGKASLVAGVGGRALGPVKAGDLLGLVARQINGKGGGRPDMAQGGGDDGPALESALAGVAGLVKERSAAAGV from the coding sequence ATGAAAACGACGTCCGAAATCCGCAGCGATTTCATCGAGTTCTTCCGCAGCAAGGGCCACACGATCGTCCCGTCGGCCCCGCTGGTTCCCGCCAACGACCCGACGCTGCTGTTCACCAACTCGGGCATGGTGCAGTTCAAGAACGTCTTCCTCGGCAGCGAAAAGCCGGGCTACGTGCGTGCGGCCGACGTGCAGCGCTGCTTGCGCGCGGGCGGCAAGCACAACGACCTCGACCAGGTCGGCTACACCGCGCGCCACCACACCTTCTTCGAGATGCTCGGCAACTGGTCGTTCGGCGACTACTTCAAGAAGGAAGCGATCGCCTGGGCGTGGGAATTGCTGACGAAGGTCTGGGGCCTGCCGCCGGAGCGCCTGCTCGTTACCGTCTACCAGACCGACGACGAGGCCTTCGACATCTGGCATCGCGACATCGGCCTGCCGCCGGAGCGCATCGTGCGTATCGGCGATAACAAGGGCGCGCCGTTCGCATCGGACAACTTCTGGCAGATGGCCGACACGGGCCCCTGCGGCCCGTGCACCGAGATCTTCTACGACCACGGTCCCGACGTTCCGGGCGGCCCCCCGGGCTCGCCGGATGAAGACGGCGATCGCTACATCGAGATCTGGAACAACGTTTTCATGCAGTTCGACCGCCAGCCCGACGGCACGCTGGTGCCGCTGCCGGCGCCGTGCGTCGACACCGGCATGGGCCTCGAGCGTATTGCCGCGGTCCTGCAGCACGTGCACAGCAACTACGAGATCGACCTGTTCGCGCGCCTCATCCGCGAAGCCGCGGCCGCGACGGGCACGACCGATCTCGAGAACAAGTCGCTGCGCGTGATCGCCGATCACATCCGTGCCTGCTCGTTCCTGATCGTCGATGGCGTGCTGCCGTCGAACGAAGGTCGCGGCTACGTGCTTCGCCGCATCATCCGCCGCGCACTGCGCCACGGCTGGAAGCTCGGCCAGAAGGGCCCGTTCTTCCACAAGCTCGTCGCGCCGCTGGCCGAGCTGATGGGCGACGCGTATCCGGAGCTGCCCGCCAAGCGCGAGCTCGTCGAGCGCGCGCTGCTCGGCGAGGAAGAGCGCTTTGCGGAAACGCTCGAGTCCGGCATGCGCATCTTCGATGACGTCGCGTCGCGATCGAAGGGGGTGATTCCGGGTGTCGAAGCGTTCCGTCTCTACGACACCTACGGCTTCCCGGTCGACCTCACTGCGGACATCGCGCGCGAGCGCGGCCTCAGCGTCGACATGGACGGCTTCGAAGCCGCGATGAGCCAGCAGCGCGACACCGCGCGCGCCGCCGGCAAGTTCGGCAACGCGACCACGCTGCCGGCGGAACTCGCCGCGCAGCTACCGGCGACGGAATTCCTTGGCTATGACAAGCTCGTCGACGGCGGCCTCGAAGTCGTCGCGATCCTCAAGGACGGTCGACCGGTCGATTCGATCGAAGCCGGCGACGAGGCCGTCGTCATCCTCGATCGCACGCCGTTCTACGCCGAGAGCGGCGGCCAGGTCGGTGATGCGGGCGAACTCGATGAGAAGGGCACGCGCTTCGTCGTGCGCGACACGCTGAAGTTCGCCGGGCAGTTCCACGGCCACGTCGGTGCACTGCAGTCGGGTCGTCTGTCGCGCGGCGATCACCTGATGGGTTCGGTCGACGGCGCGCGTCGTGCGTCGACGGTGCTCAATCATTCGGCCACCCACCTGCTGCATGCCGCACTGCGTCGCGTCCTCGGCGAGCACGTGCAGCAGAAGGGATCGCTCGTCGCGCCGGATCGCCTGCGTTTCGACTTCTCGCATTTCGAGCCGATCACGCCGGCGCAGCTCGCCGAGATCGAGCGTCAGGTCAACGCCGACATCCGCGCGAACCACGGCGTCGACGTGCACCACATGGGCATGCAGGAAGCGATCGACTTCGGTGCGCTCGCGCTGTTCGGCGAGAAGTACGGCGATCGCGTGCGTGTGCTGCGGATGGGTGAGGCGTCGACGGAGCTGTGCGGCGGCACGCACGTGTCGCGCACCGGCGACATCGGCATCTTCAAGATTCTTTCGGAAGGCGGCGTCTCCGCTGGCGTGCGCCGCATCGAGGCGGTGACGGGGCAGGGTGCGCTCGACTACGTGGCGTCCGAGCTGCAGCGTCTCGACGAGGCAGCGCGGCTGGTCGGTGCGCCGCGCGCCGAAGTCGCCGACAAGCTGCGTTCGCTACTCGACCGCCAGCGCCGCCTCGAACGCGAGCTGGAGTCGCTCAAGGCGAAGGCTGCGTCGGGCGCGACGGCGGACCTCGCGGGTACGGCGATCGATGTCGACGGCATCAAGGTCGTCACGGCCCGTCTGGAAGGCTTCGACGCCAAGTCGCTGCGCGACGCCGTCGATCGCCTCAAGCAACAGCTGGTCGATGCCGTTGTTGTTCTTGCGGGCGTGCAGGACGGCAAAGCATCGCTCGTCGCGGGCGTCGGTGGCCGCGCGCTAGGTCCGGTGAAGGCGGGCGACCTGCTCGGGCTGGTGGCGCGGCAGATCAACGGCAAGGGCGGCGGTCGACCGGACATGGCGCAGGGCGGCGGTGACGATGGCCCCGCACTGGAGTCCGCCCTGGCAGGGGTCGCCGGTCTGGTGAAGGAACGTAGCGCCGCTGCAGGAGTGTGA
- a CDS encoding regulatory protein RecX produces MQRALGLLTRREHSRKELTRKLVSRGVDAAEVEAAVGKLVDAGWQNDRRFAESLVRSRASSGYGPLHIRAELGTHDLPAEVRQAALDDFDGDWTELARDVVARRFARIEDTRTRERKAADFLIRRGFPGDVIRAAVRFPTEN; encoded by the coding sequence ATGCAACGTGCTCTCGGCCTGCTTACGCGCCGCGAGCATTCGCGCAAGGAGCTGACCCGTAAGCTCGTATCCCGGGGTGTCGACGCTGCGGAAGTCGAGGCCGCCGTCGGCAAACTCGTCGACGCTGGTTGGCAGAACGACCGCCGCTTCGCCGAAAGCCTCGTTCGCAGCCGGGCGTCTAGTGGCTACGGCCCGCTGCACATCCGCGCCGAGCTCGGCACCCACGATCTGCCGGCTGAAGTCCGTCAAGCCGCGCTCGACGATTTCGACGGCGACTGGACCGAGCTCGCCCGGGACGTGGTTGCTCGGCGGTTCGCTCGCATCGAGGACACGCGCACCCGCGAGCGCAAGGCTGCGGACTTCCTGATCCGACGCGGCTTCCCGGGCGACGTCATTCGCGCTGCCGTCCGGTTCCCGACCGAAAACTGA
- the recA gene encoding recombinase RecA: MDENKKRALAAALGQIEKQFGKGSVMRMGDRAVEAVEIVGTGSLMLDIALGIGGLPRGRVVEIYGPESSGKTTLTLQAIAECQKKGGTAAFIDAEHALDPIYAAKLGVNVDDLLLSQPDTGEQALEIADMLVRSNAVDMVVVDSVAALTPKAEIEGEMGDQLPGLQARLMSQALRKLTGNIKRSNTLVIFINQLRMKIGIMMPGQSPETTTGGNALKFYASVRLDIRRIGSIKKGDEIIGNQTRIKVVKNKLAPPFKQVVTEILYGEGISREGELIDMGVDAKLVEKSGAWYSCDGERIGQGKENARQFLKENPAMAAKLEAALREKFVPQEINPAEAEADA, translated from the coding sequence AAAGCAGTTCGGCAAGGGCTCGGTGATGCGCATGGGTGACCGTGCCGTTGAAGCGGTCGAGATCGTCGGCACGGGTTCCCTGATGCTCGACATCGCGCTTGGTATCGGCGGTCTGCCGCGCGGTCGCGTGGTGGAAATTTACGGCCCGGAATCGTCGGGTAAGACCACGCTGACGCTGCAGGCGATCGCGGAGTGCCAGAAGAAGGGCGGCACCGCAGCCTTCATCGACGCCGAGCATGCGCTCGATCCGATCTACGCCGCGAAACTCGGCGTCAATGTCGATGACCTGCTGCTGTCGCAGCCCGACACCGGTGAGCAGGCGCTCGAAATCGCCGACATGCTGGTGCGTTCGAATGCGGTCGACATGGTGGTCGTCGACTCGGTCGCCGCGCTTACGCCGAAGGCGGAAATCGAAGGCGAGATGGGCGACCAGCTGCCGGGTCTGCAGGCTCGCCTGATGTCGCAGGCGCTGCGCAAGCTGACCGGCAACATCAAGCGCTCGAACACGCTGGTGATCTTCATCAACCAGCTGCGTATGAAGATCGGCATCATGATGCCGGGCCAGAGTCCCGAAACCACCACGGGCGGCAACGCCCTGAAGTTCTACGCCTCGGTCCGCCTCGACATCCGCCGCATCGGTTCGATCAAGAAGGGCGACGAGATCATCGGTAACCAGACGCGCATCAAGGTCGTCAAGAACAAGCTCGCGCCTCCGTTCAAGCAGGTCGTCACCGAAATCCTGTACGGCGAAGGCATCTCGCGCGAGGGCGAGCTGATCGACATGGGCGTCGACGCCAAGCTCGTCGAGAAGTCGGGCGCGTGGTACAGCTGCGACGGTGAGCGCATCGGGCAGGGCAAGGAGAATGCCCGTCAGTTCCTCAAGGAGAACCCGGCCATGGCAGCTAAGCTCGAAGCGGCGCTCCGCGAGAAGTTCGTGCCGCAGGAGATCAACCCGGCCGAAGCCGAGGCGGACGCGTAA